A part of Vigna radiata var. radiata cultivar VC1973A chromosome 11, Vradiata_ver6, whole genome shotgun sequence genomic DNA contains:
- the LOC106777837 gene encoding uncharacterized protein LOC106777837, with protein MKMEIEEVGNCEAQPLPLLSLNHVSLLCRSVWESMRFYEDVLGFVPIKRPSSFNFTGAWFYNYGIGIHLIENPHLDEFDTCANEFRPINPKDNHISFQCTDVELVKKRLEERGMRYVTAVVEEGGAKVDQVFFHDPDGYMIELCNCQNIPIIPISSCSLKPRGHSFKKTAPYKCGFMENVMMESLSTDMINFSF; from the exons atgaagatggAGATTGAGGAAGTTGGGAACTGCGAAGCACAACCACTTCCCCTGCTGTCACTCAACCACGTGTCCCTCTTGTGCAGATCGGTGTGGGAGTCTATGAGGTTTTATGAGGATGTTTTGGGCTTTGTTCCCATCAAACGCCcttcttctttcaatttcaCTGGAGCCTG GTTTTACAATTATGGTATTGGAATACACTTGATTGAGAATCCTCACCTTGATGAATTTGATACCTGTGCCAATGAATTTAGGCCCATCAATCCCAAGGACAACCATATCTCATTCCAG TGTACTGATGTTGAACTTGTTAAGAAGAGGTTAGAAGAGAGGGGGATGAGGTATGTGACAGCTGTGGTGGAGGAAGGAGGAGCCAAGGTGGACCAAGTGTTCTTCCATGACCCTGATGGCTACATGATTGAGCTCTGCAACTGTCAGAATATCCCAATCATTCCTATTTCTTCATGCTCACTCAAGCCACGCGGCCACAGCTTCAAGAAGACAGCTCCTTACAAGTGTGGATTCATGGAGAATGTCATGATGGAAAGCTTGAGCACCGACATGATCAATTTCTCCTTTTAA